A genomic window from Candidatus Bathyarchaeota archaeon includes:
- the glgP gene encoding alpha-glucan family phosphorylase, whose amino-acid sequence MEVALSNGIHTYSGGLGVLAGDTIRSSADLRLPFVGVSLISKKGYFRQELAANGSQTEHEDPWNLSNFMQLLPVKVKVPIESRDVHVRAWLYNVVSQTGGVVPVYFLDTDVEENTAEDREITSFLYGGDNKYRLKQEIVLGIGGVRMLKELGIDVRKYHMNEGHSSFLAFELLKKFERNIEKVRNSCIFTTHTPVEAGHDKFSYDLVQEVLGEDAPLDLLKNLGGHDRLNMTRLALNLSDYINGVAKKHQESSREMFPGYEIHAITNGIHSYTWTCESFRRLYDKYLPGWANDPNLLVRVDVIPREEVWQAHREAKKLLIDYVNTSTNIGMDYDTLTLGFARRATEYKRANLLFSDLEKLKKISRKGKIQIILAGKAHPRDYSGKKLIEQLFSYAKQLKDDIKIVYLENYDLDVASMLVTGVDVWLNTPLPPQEASGTSGMKAAHNGVINFSVLDGWWIEGWIEDITGWAIGPHPDEQVSFEERNIRELDDLYSKLEYIIMPLFYNKRDKWIRTMKNSIGKIAYYFNSHRMMRRYVTEAYL is encoded by the coding sequence ATGGAGGTTGCGCTTTCAAATGGTATTCACACTTACAGCGGTGGTCTGGGCGTTTTAGCCGGTGACACAATCAGGTCGAGCGCAGACTTGAGGCTTCCATTCGTAGGAGTTAGCTTAATCAGCAAAAAAGGATATTTTAGACAGGAATTGGCAGCTAATGGAAGCCAAACAGAGCATGAAGACCCATGGAATCTTTCAAACTTTATGCAGTTACTTCCAGTGAAGGTTAAAGTGCCAATTGAATCAAGAGATGTGCATGTTAGAGCATGGCTCTACAATGTAGTTAGCCAAACTGGAGGAGTTGTTCCTGTTTACTTTTTAGATACAGATGTAGAAGAGAATACTGCAGAAGATAGAGAAATTACCTCTTTTTTGTATGGCGGAGACAATAAGTATCGGTTGAAGCAGGAGATTGTCTTGGGAATTGGCGGTGTGAGGATGCTCAAAGAATTGGGCATTGATGTTCGTAAATATCACATGAATGAAGGGCATTCCAGTTTTCTTGCTTTTGAACTGTTGAAAAAATTTGAAAGGAACATTGAAAAAGTTAGAAATAGTTGCATATTCACGACCCACACTCCTGTTGAGGCTGGTCACGACAAATTTTCTTATGATCTCGTTCAGGAAGTGCTCGGCGAAGATGCCCCTTTGGATTTACTGAAAAATTTGGGGGGACATGACCGACTGAACATGACTCGCCTCGCCCTTAATCTGAGTGACTACATTAACGGAGTAGCTAAGAAACACCAAGAATCCTCAAGAGAAATGTTTCCAGGATACGAAATTCACGCTATCACCAATGGAATTCATTCATACACTTGGACTTGTGAGAGTTTTAGAAGATTGTATGATAAGTATCTTCCAGGTTGGGCAAATGATCCTAATTTACTTGTAAGAGTAGATGTTATTCCAAGGGAAGAAGTTTGGCAAGCTCATAGAGAAGCAAAAAAGTTGCTGATCGATTACGTTAATACGTCGACGAACATAGGCATGGACTATGATACTTTAACCCTAGGGTTTGCACGACGAGCAACTGAATACAAAAGAGCAAATTTGCTGTTTTCTGATTTGGAAAAGTTGAAGAAGATAAGTAGAAAAGGGAAGATTCAGATCATTTTGGCGGGAAAAGCTCATCCCAGAGATTATTCGGGCAAGAAACTAATTGAACAGTTATTTAGTTATGCTAAACAACTAAAAGATGATATCAAAATTGTCTATTTGGAAAATTATGATTTAGACGTTGCATCCATGTTGGTTACTGGTGTTGATGTTTGGTTAAACACGCCTTTGCCGCCTCAAGAAGCATCAGGGACTAGTGGAATGAAGGCAGCCCATAACGGAGTGATAAACTTTAGTGTCTTGGACGGATGGTGGATTGAAGGTTGGATAGAAGATATAACCGGTTGGGCTATAGGTCCGCATCCTGATGAGCAAGTATCGTTTGAGGAACGTAACATTAGAGAATTAGATGACCTATACAGCAAACTGGAATACATTATCATGCCCCTATTCTACAATAAAAGGGATAAATGGATAAGAACTATGAAAAATTCCATTGGAAAAATTGCTTACTATTTTAACAGTCACAGAATGATGCGAAGATATGTAACTGAAGCTTACCTTTAA
- a CDS encoding HAD-IC family P-type ATPase — protein sequence MSEKDNIWYTLKVDDVFKALKTSEKGLTSAEAERRLKEYGLNELEKEKGITKLALLFHQLKNPLVAVLFAAALISFLVGKMIDTFVVAVVIVFNTTIGFFQEYKAEVALQALKSMAAPEAELIRDCPERGTCLEMRVKANKIVPGDIILLAAGDKVPADARIFEVANLEIDESMLTGESTTVRKTVEALNQDMPVADRTNMAFSGTIVTKGRGKAVITATGMKTEIGKIAKLIKETKKADTPLQKRIADLSKKLGLFALLSSGLVLVISLLRGFEFYEVFLFALATAVSAIPEGLPAVMTITLAVGVNRMAKRNAIIRKLQAVDTLGSATAICTDKTGTLTTNQMTVKRLFVNNRDVNVTGVGYAPEGSFEVDGNAIDVTKNEELRLLLQIGALCNDARLRQHEVKDGYSWEIYGDPTEGSLVVAAEKVKLEKHELEEKFSRVDEIPFDAKERYMATFHKNSAKLLQVYMKGAPETVLEFCSEILEDGQTKPLTQTKKEEILKVSTHMASEAMRVLAFAYQKIDEEKLNDFKEKVRRKNASLVFVGFAGMIDPPRPEAKTAVQLCQRAGIKVIMATGDHKLTAKAIAKEIGILIPNSKVFTGLNLDSMNDDELDSVIDETSVFARVSPTHKFRVVESLKRKGHVVAMTGDGVNDAPALKVADIGVSMGITGTDVTKETADMVLADDNFASIVNAVEEGRVVFENVRKVVKFLVATNTGEILTILAALILLPNAPLIFTPVQILWINLVTDGLLDVTLAMEPKEEDVMDQHPRKSTAKIINREILVNTVYVGIFMMIGTLWIFANEWSYGNIIRAQTMGFTTMAMFQVFSSLNCRSRNKSVFSLGFFTNKYLFLAIIASVSLQVLATVLPPLQVALGTISLSVLDWLLIVLVSSSVFVADEIRKFVKGKMKK from the coding sequence TTGTCTGAAAAGGATAACATTTGGTATACACTAAAAGTAGATGATGTATTCAAAGCACTTAAGACAAGCGAAAAAGGATTGACCTCTGCGGAAGCTGAAAGAAGACTGAAGGAGTATGGATTAAATGAGTTGGAAAAAGAAAAAGGAATTACAAAGTTAGCCTTACTTTTTCATCAACTCAAGAATCCCCTGGTTGCTGTGCTCTTTGCTGCTGCATTAATTTCATTTCTTGTCGGAAAGATGATTGACACCTTTGTTGTTGCTGTTGTTATCGTTTTTAACACAACTATAGGCTTTTTCCAAGAATACAAAGCAGAAGTTGCTCTTCAAGCATTGAAGTCAATGGCAGCCCCTGAAGCAGAATTAATACGGGATTGTCCTGAAAGAGGCACTTGTCTTGAAATGAGAGTCAAGGCAAATAAGATAGTACCTGGAGACATCATACTTTTAGCTGCAGGAGATAAAGTTCCTGCTGATGCTCGCATTTTTGAAGTTGCAAACCTTGAAATAGATGAATCAATGTTGACTGGCGAATCAACAACTGTGAGAAAAACAGTTGAAGCTCTAAATCAAGATATGCCTGTGGCTGATCGAACAAATATGGCATTCTCTGGTACAATAGTCACAAAGGGAAGAGGAAAAGCAGTTATCACGGCTACGGGAATGAAAACCGAAATTGGAAAAATAGCTAAACTGATAAAAGAAACCAAAAAAGCAGACACTCCGCTTCAAAAACGAATTGCTGATCTTAGCAAAAAACTTGGGCTCTTCGCCCTTTTATCTAGCGGTTTAGTCTTGGTAATTAGTCTGCTTCGTGGATTTGAATTCTATGAAGTGTTTCTTTTCGCTTTGGCGACTGCGGTTTCAGCAATCCCGGAAGGACTGCCTGCGGTAATGACTATTACATTGGCAGTTGGCGTGAACCGAATGGCGAAACGTAATGCCATCATTAGAAAACTGCAAGCAGTTGACACTCTAGGATCAGCAACGGCAATTTGCACTGACAAAACTGGTACACTTACAACCAATCAAATGACGGTAAAAAGACTATTCGTGAACAACAGGGATGTCAATGTTACTGGTGTTGGTTACGCTCCAGAGGGGAGTTTTGAGGTAGACGGTAATGCAATAGACGTGACTAAGAACGAAGAGCTGCGTTTGTTGCTTCAAATAGGTGCTCTATGTAACGATGCTCGACTTAGGCAACATGAAGTCAAAGATGGATACAGTTGGGAAATTTACGGCGATCCTACCGAAGGATCGTTAGTTGTTGCAGCAGAAAAAGTAAAACTCGAAAAACATGAGTTAGAAGAAAAGTTTTCACGCGTAGATGAGATTCCTTTTGACGCAAAAGAGAGATACATGGCTACATTCCATAAAAATTCTGCAAAACTTTTGCAGGTCTACATGAAAGGTGCACCTGAAACCGTCTTGGAGTTTTGCTCAGAAATTCTAGAAGACGGACAGACAAAGCCGCTCACACAAACAAAAAAAGAAGAGATTTTGAAAGTTAGCACTCATATGGCTAGCGAGGCAATGAGGGTTCTCGCTTTTGCTTACCAAAAAATAGATGAAGAAAAGCTAAATGATTTCAAAGAAAAAGTACGCCGTAAAAACGCATCCCTAGTTTTTGTTGGGTTTGCGGGAATGATTGATCCACCTAGACCCGAAGCAAAAACTGCTGTTCAGCTTTGTCAAAGAGCTGGAATAAAAGTAATCATGGCAACAGGTGACCACAAGCTAACCGCGAAGGCAATTGCAAAAGAAATCGGGATTCTTATACCCAACTCAAAAGTCTTCACGGGACTTAATCTGGATAGCATGAATGACGATGAATTAGACAGTGTTATCGACGAAACATCCGTTTTTGCTCGGGTATCTCCAACTCACAAGTTCAGGGTTGTTGAATCTCTTAAACGCAAAGGACACGTAGTGGCTATGACCGGTGACGGCGTTAACGATGCACCTGCTTTGAAAGTGGCTGACATTGGCGTTTCAATGGGAATCACGGGGACTGATGTAACCAAAGAAACGGCTGACATGGTTTTGGCTGATGACAATTTTGCTAGCATTGTGAATGCAGTTGAAGAAGGCAGGGTAGTCTTTGAGAATGTGCGAAAAGTCGTAAAATTTTTGGTAGCTACCAACACAGGTGAAATCCTTACGATTTTAGCTGCTTTGATTCTTTTGCCTAATGCACCCCTTATTTTTACTCCCGTTCAGATATTGTGGATTAATCTTGTAACTGACGGGTTACTTGACGTAACGTTAGCAATGGAGCCAAAAGAAGAAGATGTCATGGATCAACATCCTAGAAAATCCACTGCTAAAATTATTAACCGTGAAATCTTAGTCAACACTGTCTATGTGGGCATATTCATGATGATTGGAACCCTATGGATTTTCGCTAACGAATGGAGTTACGGGAACATTATTAGAGCTCAGACAATGGGCTTTACCACAATGGCAATGTTTCAAGTGTTTAGCTCACTGAACTGCAGGTCACGCAACAAATCAGTTTTCAGTTTAGGGTTCTTTACAAACAAATATCTATTTCTCGCTATCATTGCATCTGTTTCTTTGCAAGTGTTAGCGACTGTTTTGCCTCCGTTACAAGTCGCATTGGGTACCATTTCACTCTCGGTTTTGGACTGGCTGTTAATAGTACTCGTATCAAGTTCAGTTTTTGTTGCCGACGAAATAAGAAAATTCGTTAAGGGCAAAATGAAAAAGTAA
- a CDS encoding cation:proton antiporter, with protein sequence MEYYLIFLLWIAAAFFFPRLLRRIHIPWVTAVILAGIVMGPYVLGLINPNVLMEFLATLGLILLMFSAGADTKMSVLKSAGKDVIYFTLLNMGIPMIVGFSVGFFLGLELLSAAVLSACFGSSSVAVIIPTLKELKTDARIGSLMTSSIFLADVSSLIFLAVLLKPLVDMSPVPLEIFPFALLAFLVITLYFMPKLQNRLMSWCSESDQFSSQIRTVFITVAIVAILAEFIGIHAMVGGFLAGLSLSKMLETRKHLQENLVTISYGFLIPIFLLYVGMTTNITTLFNPGDAILTLLIITALITSKTVSGFIGGHLLGFSKRTSVGMGLMTTAQLSTTLATATVATQYGIFSDDLLTAIVVLSIVTIIISPILTKAILKQKTNEDVLA encoded by the coding sequence ATGGAGTATTATTTAATCTTCCTGTTATGGATTGCAGCCGCATTCTTCTTTCCTAGGCTACTGAGAAGAATTCACATACCTTGGGTTACTGCGGTAATCCTCGCAGGAATAGTTATGGGACCATACGTGTTGGGGTTAATTAACCCAAATGTGTTAATGGAGTTCCTTGCAACTCTAGGACTTATTTTGCTCATGTTTTCAGCTGGAGCTGACACAAAAATGTCAGTTCTAAAAAGTGCAGGAAAAGACGTGATATATTTTACTTTGTTAAACATGGGAATACCGATGATTGTGGGTTTCTCAGTAGGATTTTTTTTAGGGCTGGAACTATTGTCAGCAGCAGTTTTAAGCGCCTGTTTTGGTTCATCGTCTGTTGCAGTAATAATACCCACTTTGAAAGAATTAAAAACCGATGCTAGAATCGGTTCTTTAATGACGTCTTCGATATTTCTTGCAGATGTTAGCAGCTTAATTTTTCTAGCCGTTCTTTTGAAACCACTTGTCGACATGTCTCCTGTTCCATTGGAAATTTTTCCTTTTGCACTGTTAGCTTTTTTGGTTATTACATTATATTTTATGCCGAAACTTCAAAATCGTCTTATGTCTTGGTGTTCTGAGTCTGATCAATTTTCAAGCCAAATCAGAACTGTTTTCATAACTGTAGCTATTGTAGCAATACTCGCAGAGTTCATAGGCATACATGCAATGGTAGGCGGCTTTTTGGCGGGGTTGTCTCTCTCGAAAATGTTGGAAACACGAAAACATCTTCAAGAGAATCTTGTAACAATAAGTTATGGTTTTCTTATTCCTATTTTCTTGCTTTATGTAGGCATGACAACAAACATTACGACTCTGTTTAATCCTGGAGACGCAATTCTAACTCTTTTAATTATTACTGCTTTAATCACAAGCAAAACAGTTAGCGGCTTTATAGGCGGTCACCTTTTAGGCTTTTCAAAAAGAACCAGCGTAGGAATGGGATTAATGACTACTGCACAACTTTCAACAACCCTAGCTACGGCAACAGTTGCTACTCAATATGGAATTTTCTCTGATGACCTACTCACAGCTATAGTCGTATTATCAATAGTGACAATAATAATCTCACCAATATTAACAAAGGCTATATTAAAACAAAAAACTAATGAAGATGTGTTAGCGTGA
- a CDS encoding CBS domain-containing protein, with product MVKIVKDVFSKGFVEVNENDTLSSCLSLFKEEMPPVLAVLDSKGNYKGVISRRWITRSSFDSSGTKVKTLMRSAPTVTLHDSLSKVAKLMIESEIRQLPVYSGDDLLGFVTDEDVIHGTVMEQWGKTRVEEIMTKHPFVIEDDESVGAILSLFKREGISHVPIVRDGKLVGIVSVIDIISNVFQPKKRQMVGEIVGEKVPVLNMPAKGIMVKPVITVLPETNLREAEDLMHKFEISCLVVVGKGRPVGILTKRDFLEPLAQLEKPVRRLMVQFSVKDVDIDDIQRGFIMGDFESFASRYGETLESGTLFVYMKTHGTNFKGDPLIHCRLQFRTRKGSFFSSSEGWGVEQTFRLALDRLEGQIVKSTELAHDREFAKDYFKRRFPLT from the coding sequence ATGGTTAAGATTGTGAAAGATGTTTTTTCGAAAGGTTTCGTAGAAGTTAATGAAAACGATACGCTTTCTTCTTGTTTGTCACTTTTCAAAGAAGAGATGCCACCTGTTTTAGCGGTCTTAGACAGCAAAGGCAATTACAAAGGGGTGATTTCTCGCAGATGGATAACCCGGTCTAGTTTTGATTCTTCGGGAACCAAAGTTAAGACTTTGATGCGATCAGCGCCTACTGTTACTTTACATGATTCTCTTAGCAAGGTCGCTAAGTTGATGATTGAAAGCGAGATTAGGCAACTTCCAGTCTATAGTGGCGATGATCTCTTGGGATTTGTTACCGATGAGGATGTTATCCATGGAACTGTAATGGAACAATGGGGTAAAACCCGTGTTGAAGAGATAATGACTAAACATCCGTTTGTCATTGAAGACGACGAATCAGTAGGAGCAATACTAAGCCTTTTTAAAAGAGAAGGAATCTCGCACGTGCCAATAGTCAGAGATGGAAAACTTGTTGGAATTGTTAGTGTTATAGATATTATTAGCAATGTTTTCCAACCAAAAAAGAGACAAATGGTTGGGGAAATAGTAGGCGAAAAAGTTCCTGTTCTTAATATGCCTGCGAAAGGAATAATGGTGAAGCCTGTGATCACTGTTTTGCCTGAAACCAACTTGCGCGAAGCTGAGGATCTAATGCACAAATTCGAGATTTCCTGTTTGGTGGTCGTTGGCAAAGGAAGACCCGTTGGCATATTGACTAAACGGGATTTTCTTGAACCTTTGGCTCAACTGGAAAAGCCGGTGCGAAGGCTTATGGTGCAGTTTTCAGTTAAAGATGTGGACATTGATGACATTCAACGCGGGTTTATTATGGGCGATTTTGAATCTTTTGCTAGTCGATATGGAGAAACATTAGAATCTGGTACGCTTTTCGTTTACATGAAGACTCATGGTACAAATTTCAAGGGCGATCCGTTAATTCATTGTCGGTTGCAATTTAGAACAAGAAAAGGCTCGTTTTTCAGCTCAAGTGAAGGTTGGGGTGTAGAGCAGACGTTCAGGTTAGCTTTGGATAGGCTTGAGGGTCAAATTGTTAAAAGCACAGAATTAGCACATGACCGTGAATTTGCAAAAGACTATTTTAAGAGACGATTTCCTTTGACGTAA
- a CDS encoding sodium:calcium antiporter, giving the protein MLELLDLLGNLVILFVALVLMYKASDVTIHHSVKVAEVTGLGKTTVGFVLIALSTSLPELFVVVFSVFEPANIGVSIGNILGSNVTNICLTLGVCFFLIALKYPELEHFIPSMAKKEMGNLYFGLFIASIIPLSLLFVGSASFLIGIILLGVFFYNMYQLSKIKNVKEEPGLVEKQNLRKYVVLTIVGALGVVVSSYFIVEASSYIARGIGIPTVIIGATIVALGTSLPELVTGIDSVRKGHAELVLGNVIGSCFMNITLILGLALIFAPFRVEMGAFSDLIVLSLITNLILWYFLSNEKVGKQEGTVLLFLYSVFLVTSFLA; this is encoded by the coding sequence ATGCTGGAATTGTTGGACCTATTAGGCAATCTCGTAATTCTTTTTGTTGCTTTGGTTTTAATGTATAAAGCTAGTGACGTAACTATTCATCATTCTGTTAAAGTTGCTGAAGTTACTGGTTTAGGAAAAACTACTGTTGGTTTTGTTCTTATTGCGTTATCAACTTCGTTGCCTGAATTGTTTGTAGTTGTTTTTTCAGTGTTTGAACCCGCGAATATAGGTGTGTCTATTGGTAACATTTTAGGCTCTAATGTTACAAATATTTGTTTAACGTTAGGGGTTTGTTTTTTCTTGATAGCCTTGAAATATCCTGAACTAGAACATTTCATTCCCAGCATGGCGAAAAAAGAAATGGGAAACTTGTACTTTGGGCTTTTTATTGCATCGATTATTCCTTTGTCTTTATTGTTTGTTGGTTCTGCAAGCTTTTTAATAGGCATTATCCTGTTGGGGGTATTCTTCTACAATATGTATCAATTATCTAAAATAAAAAATGTGAAAGAAGAACCAGGACTTGTTGAAAAACAAAATCTTAGAAAATATGTTGTTTTAACAATTGTCGGTGCATTGGGCGTTGTAGTTAGCTCGTATTTTATTGTAGAAGCTTCTTCTTACATTGCAAGGGGGATTGGTATTCCAACAGTGATTATTGGTGCTACCATTGTTGCCTTAGGAACAAGTTTACCTGAACTGGTAACCGGTATCGACTCTGTAAGAAAAGGTCATGCTGAGTTAGTGTTAGGTAACGTAATTGGAAGTTGTTTTATGAACATTACTTTAATTTTAGGGCTAGCGTTAATTTTTGCGCCCTTTAGGGTTGAAATGGGAGCATTTTCTGATTTAATTGTGTTATCGTTAATTACTAACCTTATATTGTGGTATTTCCTATCAAACGAAAAAGTTGGAAAACAAGAAGGAACCGTTTTGCTCTTTTTGTATTCAGTGTTCCTTGTAACAAGTTTTCTTGCATAG
- a CDS encoding SLC13/DASS family transporter: protein MKDLEKNNQNNKSDENKDCYFCKPIEWIAYKAPTKLYKIVYSKKNLFFVLIIAVLVYLITFNQPEIVRKTLTTFVFAAGCWMLEVFPLPITGLMIPAMLTLLGVFNPKEAFAPFSNSIIFLMIGGLVLGQSIKKHGLDKWIGYNLLTYSKGKIDRLILLVMASTAFLSMWMSNTVAIAVILPVILSILTAMPEELVNLKRKMLLGVSISTSIGGTAMLTGSTPAMIAGALLGETLSFGFIEWAYYGLPVSLLVLALAFLLLKKLYPSPKVTLKLDAIIEQKKQIEKLNNTQKRVLLIFLGTIIFWFMGSQFEVWLGLPTSVSNVAIVSVIAVLIMFGFNLLDIKDLQSIQWELIFLVGGGILLGEAMIISGAASGISSAIASMHGSTPTIVIIIVLSTISLLLTNFISNSATAAILIPIAIETANILEMSPVPFVMAVALSATIAFITPVGVPSTALIYSTGLIPRSRLIKTGILAAIPALLTVLAVVWILPVP, encoded by the coding sequence ATGAAAGACCTCGAAAAAAACAACCAAAACAACAAATCGGACGAGAACAAAGACTGTTACTTTTGCAAACCAATAGAATGGATTGCTTATAAAGCGCCAACGAAACTTTACAAAATAGTATACTCAAAGAAAAACCTGTTTTTTGTATTAATTATTGCCGTTCTAGTTTACTTGATAACATTCAATCAACCAGAAATCGTGCGCAAAACCTTGACAACATTTGTTTTCGCAGCAGGCTGTTGGATGTTAGAAGTATTTCCCTTACCCATAACTGGACTGATGATACCCGCAATGCTAACTCTGTTAGGCGTATTTAACCCCAAAGAAGCATTTGCGCCTTTTTCCAACTCAATTATATTTCTCATGATTGGAGGTCTTGTTTTAGGCCAATCAATCAAAAAACATGGATTAGACAAATGGATTGGATACAATCTATTGACTTACTCCAAAGGAAAAATAGATAGACTAATTTTGCTAGTCATGGCCAGCACTGCATTCTTAAGCATGTGGATGTCAAACACGGTAGCCATAGCGGTAATTTTACCCGTTATACTTTCAATATTAACAGCAATGCCTGAAGAACTTGTTAACCTTAAACGCAAGATGCTCTTAGGAGTGTCCATAAGCACATCAATAGGGGGTACAGCAATGCTTACAGGGAGCACTCCTGCAATGATAGCAGGAGCTTTACTAGGTGAAACACTTTCCTTTGGGTTCATTGAATGGGCATATTATGGTTTACCCGTGTCTTTACTGGTATTAGCTCTAGCATTTTTGTTACTAAAAAAGTTGTATCCCTCTCCAAAAGTAACCCTTAAACTGGATGCAATAATTGAACAAAAGAAACAAATTGAAAAATTAAACAACACACAAAAAAGGGTTCTTCTGATTTTTTTGGGAACAATAATATTTTGGTTCATGGGCAGTCAGTTTGAAGTCTGGCTCGGATTGCCCACTTCAGTATCAAATGTAGCAATAGTTTCTGTAATCGCAGTACTAATCATGTTCGGTTTTAACCTACTTGACATTAAAGATTTACAATCAATCCAATGGGAACTAATATTTCTAGTCGGAGGGGGAATTCTACTTGGCGAAGCTATGATTATATCAGGTGCAGCTAGTGGAATAAGTAGTGCCATAGCATCTATGCATGGTTCAACCCCAACAATAGTAATAATAATTGTCTTAAGCACAATTTCACTTCTCTTAACAAATTTTATTTCAAACAGTGCAACAGCAGCCATTTTAATACCGATTGCAATAGAAACAGCAAATATTTTAGAAATGTCACCAGTGCCTTTCGTTATGGCGGTAGCCCTATCTGCAACAATAGCATTCATAACACCTGTAGGGGTACCCTCCACAGCCCTAATTTATTCAACAGGACTTATTCCAAGAAGCAGACTTATTAAAACAGGTATTTTAGCAGCTATTCCAGCATTGCTAACTGTTTTAGCTGTAGTTTGGATTCTTCCAGTTCCATAA
- a CDS encoding MBL fold metallo-hydrolase: protein MLIQTIKSEIISHLSYIIGNNNEAAVIDPRRDCEIYLKIANKWGAKINYIFETHRNEDYVTGSLELAKLTGATIFHGTGLPWGFGKTIEDNQQIQIGALKIKALHTPGHSPESTSYVLYDNESGEEPVMVFTGDTLFVGDVGRTDFLGEKMTPVMSEKMYNSITNKLFPLGEGVIVCPSHGAGSVCGGKIRQREISTIGIEKKTNPMLNLSKDNFIKQKTTERHQTPPYFKQMEAYNLNGPPILGTITMPHPLTPSEFMKTVETAYIIDTRTPDAFGAAHIKDSFSLPPKRLSNVGWIADYNKTILLVVENIKALEFAVKNLLRLGFDKIEGYLGGGIEAWYKQGIPIPKNGLITVHELKKMIDSKQEITILDVRRENEWNEGHIQGAMHIYLGHIPKQIDKVPRDKTIVVLCKTGNRSSFGTSILLRAGFENVYNCLGGTEAWVKAGFKLTK, encoded by the coding sequence ATGTTAATTCAAACAATAAAATCAGAGATCATATCACACCTCTCATACATAATAGGAAATAATAATGAAGCAGCAGTAATAGACCCCCGAAGAGACTGTGAGATATATCTAAAAATAGCCAACAAATGGGGCGCAAAAATAAACTACATTTTTGAAACTCACAGAAATGAGGACTACGTGACTGGCTCTTTAGAACTAGCAAAACTCACAGGAGCCACAATATTTCATGGCACAGGTCTGCCTTGGGGATTCGGCAAAACCATAGAAGACAACCAACAAATTCAGATAGGGGCACTAAAAATTAAAGCATTACACACGCCAGGTCATTCTCCAGAAAGCACAAGTTACGTATTATATGACAACGAAAGTGGAGAAGAACCGGTAATGGTGTTTACAGGAGATACACTTTTTGTAGGAGATGTTGGAAGAACCGATTTTCTTGGAGAAAAAATGACACCTGTAATGTCTGAAAAAATGTATAATAGCATAACAAACAAGCTTTTTCCTTTAGGCGAAGGAGTAATAGTGTGCCCTTCCCATGGTGCAGGGTCAGTCTGTGGTGGAAAAATAAGGCAAAGAGAAATAAGCACAATTGGAATCGAAAAGAAAACAAACCCAATGTTAAATCTTAGCAAAGACAATTTTATCAAACAAAAAACAACTGAACGACACCAAACTCCACCATATTTCAAGCAAATGGAAGCTTACAATCTTAATGGACCTCCAATTTTAGGAACAATAACAATGCCACATCCTTTAACACCGTCAGAATTTATGAAAACTGTTGAAACTGCTTACATTATTGACACAAGAACTCCAGATGCGTTTGGAGCTGCACATATAAAAGACTCCTTCAGCTTGCCACCTAAAAGACTATCAAATGTAGGCTGGATTGCAGACTACAACAAAACAATTTTGTTAGTTGTCGAAAACATAAAAGCGCTGGAATTTGCAGTTAAAAACCTTTTGAGGCTAGGCTTTGATAAAATTGAAGGATACTTAGGCGGGGGCATAGAAGCTTGGTATAAACAAGGGATACCTATCCCCAAAAATGGGTTAATAACAGTTCATGAACTCAAAAAGATGATTGATTCAAAGCAAGAAATTACAATCTTAGATGTTCGACGAGAAAACGAATGGAATGAAGGACATATTCAAGGTGCAATGCATATTTACCTAGGGCACATTCCAAAACAGATAGATAAAGTTCCGAGAGACAAAACAATAGTTGTTTTGTGTAAAACAGGAAACAGGTCCAGTTTTGGAACAAGCATATTGCTGAGAGCAGGATTTGAAAACGTCTATAACTGTTTAGGTGGAACTGAAGCATGGGTCAAAGCTGGTTTCAAATTAACTAAATAA